The nucleotide sequence tatttcacagatttatttttcttttttggtcaaattattgtttttaaatgtattcatttttttaattatttctaatttcgtatatattatgtgaaataaatatgaatttcatTTCAGCAATTGTTAGGCATGTGTTTGTTCATTATCTCTAAAATTAAACAATGCAATATCATTTATATTGACTTTATATCGGCCATCAGGCTCTGTAATAAAAATCAGTACTGGTTGGCCGCCAGTGAAGACAATTAAATTGGGCATAAAAATAGGTATAAATttgatttctgaataaaattacaaagagttcagtttaaaaaaaataaaataaaccagcttttaaatattatatatgtgtgtgtgtgtatatatatatatatatatatatatatatatatatatatatatatatatatatatatatatatatatatatatatatatacacacacctttttttctaaaagtggGATTGATTTAGATGGTCTCATTTCTCTGAAAATCAAACTCACCTAGCAGTCTATCAAGTGCACTGGTTACTGCATCTGGATCAAAACTAAAGGGCTCAGCCAGACAAGATCTGAAACACAATTCAGGAAAAAGGAAGACATAAATTATCATGGTGAATAATAACTGAAGTACTGACAATTGAGATGGAATATCATTACCTGGGTATTTCAGCTCCTTCATGAGAGGACGTGGCATTGATGAAGTTCTTCATGCCTTTCGTTACAGCTATGAGACTGTAGCCAGCTTCTTCCTCCTGCAGCTCCTCATCAGGTTGTGGCGTCTTGCGAGTGCCATCGCTCACCCCTCGACCTCCTCTCTCCTCAAGCAGCCTCTCCAGCTCCTGAGGTGAGATGTCTAACCACGCATCACCTACAGGGGACGATTGAAAGGACAACACTTGATTCCAAGAAGACAGAAACCATTTTTGTGCTCAATTCACAGTCTAGAATCACTTTCAACAAAAGCAGTGAATCAATTATGCTAGATTACATAGCACAGAGAAAACAATATCAGATAGAACGGTACGTACTGTCCTCTGGTGGTAGATGTGCCTCTTGATTTTTTAGCTCTTCCAAACTGTAGGAGGCATCCTCCAAAACATTCATCACCTCTTGACCAGGATTCTGAATGTCAGGGTGAGAAAGAGTAACATGAGACTTACACACTACTGCTGAAAAGTCATTTATGCTCAACAAGGTTGCTtttcttaaataaacaaaaaaaactgcagacacagaaatattttgaaatataattaaaattcaaCAAATGCTGTCACgttccttaagaaatcatttgtatatactgatttggtactaaagaaacatgtctaattattatcaatgttaaaaacagttgtgctcttaaatattttatggaaactgtgattaaaaaatcagtttttttttataatagaaagttcaaaaggacagcatttatttgaaacagaaatccttTGTAACTTAAAACACCTTtgctgtcacatttgatcaatttactaCATCCCTGCTGcacaaaaagtattaatttattagtgACCCCAACCCTCAaactacacatactgtatacacacacattcataccaGTACATTTACACACAGATAAAGTCAAATAAACTTGATTTTGACaatcaacaacaaataaaaaatttaaaacggTCACTCTCACCGGTGAGTGCTGGTTACACACTGTCTGAAGAAACTCTCTGCTGATGTCATTAGATCTTTGTATCGAACGGATCCTTCTAGTTCACTCTAGgtttacaaaaatacacataagCAAAAAATACGCACGAAATGAAAGAgacatttatgtattattaaatggtTTCTCCCAGGCAAAGGAATCTTTGCATCATCTGCttcattttcagtattttgaACAGAAACTCTTTCCTACCTTAAAGTATCCATTCTTTCTGAGACTATCTAAAAAGCCTCTCCACAGTGGGTTACTGCTGACTGAAGCCTCTTTCTCTGAGGAGGACTGTCCACTCTTGGAGCAAAGGATTTCAAAGCCATGTGCCAGACATGAACAGAAAAAAGAACACTGTGCTATagttacaaaattatttatatttctgagCATATTTCAAAAATCCACTTGGAGTAAACAGATGTTCATCTCTGTAAGATTAAAAtctgcattttaattttcagctTTCTCCATACATGACTGGAGAACAAGATAACATAAACTCACCAGTTTCATTCCCAGCTCATGAGCTCTGTACTGGGGATGAGAGCGGGCGGGAAGTGTGAAACCACTCCGGCGATCTGGAACAAAACTCTGTTGTTGCAGCTGTGCGTACAAGCAGCGAGTAAACTTTAGCTACAGGAAAGGGGGAAAGGAACAGTTTCATAGTTACCTGAGGAGTTTTCAAAAACTACATCAGATTAaatgtacactatcattcaaaagtttgggtgtggtaagatttagttttttgtaCACACAAATCCCTTACGCTCgccacagctgcatttatttgagaaataaaaagaataatattgtgaaatatcgaataccgttttctattttaatatagcaGTAATAATGTATTACTAAACTCTTCTAATATGCTAAAGTGGTGTTTAGGCAGCATCTCTTATAATTATTACAGTTTTGCCACTTagcattttttgtggaaatcaagaCAGGTTTTTCTTACTGATGTCAGAACTCTAGTGTCAGGAGGAAACTTGCGGAAAGTTCGACAGGCCTGGAGGTCAACAGGGTCACGCAGATAGAAAGCAGACACGGCAGGGGCTATAAGGTCAGGCCTCCTAGACAACACCACAGCAATGCCCGCAGGCACATAACAGTGAGCACGGTGGAAATTCTGCTGGATTTTATCTGGATACCTGCACACATGCACAAAAGATTATTGAGtacaacctaaaataaacattcagacCTAAAACAGAAACGATCTagatacttattttaaacaatatcatGACTCTCACCCATCCAGCCTCCTGGCTAGAGCTGAGCGTATGGGCTGTTTGGCTAAACAGCTCCCAGAGTGTGAATGCAGCACCTCTAGAGCCTGACCCACAGCAGGCACTGAGTTTCTGGGCCAGCCAACCTCCCCAGAGCGTGTGCGGTTGGGTAATATATGCAGCTCTCCCCGGAACAGAAACACCtcagaaacacaacaacagagagaaaaagtGAGCAGCCAATGGGAACAGCGTATATATGCACCTCAGGGTGATAACAAGAACAAccttacttttaaaaacaaaaaaaggtgttttttttttcctgaaaatgataATAACCTTCCAAAAACTGTGGTGATAACATTGCTGGTATTAAATTCAATGCTTACACGTCACAGCGAAAGATATATACAATTCAATAAGATGCTATTTCAAAAAAGATTAGCATACTCATACCTGAAGGAGTACCATGGTATTGCTATATTCAATAAAACATGATAATATCATGGTATTACCAATTTAAATGTCCAATACTAACCCTGTTTTCACTGCTGTCAGGGTCCAGCCACTTTGGCAGGTGTTCAGCTGCTTCAATCAGAAGAAACTGTCCATCATTATCGTAGACAACAGCAGCTACATCACTAAAGGTTTGTGTGATGTGTTTGAGCAGGTAAACGATGAACCATTCGTCCTCCACATTATCACCGAACTGAGTAACACCGCCCAGGTGCGCAGGCACATCTCCTGTCGAGTGTAAAAGAAGATCGTTTTGGTCACTTAGTCACATGTACACTCTCTAGAATTGAAAACTGATATACAGCTGAATACCTTTCTCAGGGTGGTATCTTAGATTGAAGGGCTGATGCTGCCAGATGTACTGCATCAGAAGAGGGGCGATCTCAGCGAGGATGTTTTGCAGGATCTGCTGGAGGACTCTCTCATGGGCTTCTGCGTCTGATGGGTCAGGATGAACCAGAAAAAGCTGATACTGGACTGCGTCTTCAGGGATAGGAggtctttttaaaaaatccatattgATGTCTCGTTATACCCTGAAACTGGAAGGGAGCAGCATGGGTCATTAGAGATTCCTGAAACGTGCTTATCGAACGCTAGACATCACAGAAATTACGCAGCAtctgaaatatttgtaatacagATAAGAGTCTGGATATTACCTGTGATATTTTAATAGTTATGGGTTAGCCTGATCAATAAACGCGTAATAATGGCGATCATGTGGACAGCTTGACATGTTTTGGGGCTTGAGCTCGCGGGATTTTTCCGTACACGCCCGGAAGTGTCGTAGTTTAGCAGACAGGTCCTCGGTTCAAAATAAGGGTCATTTTGAGCTATTTGATCATTTGCGTTTCTCACAAAATATaagacactatatatatatatatatatatatatatatatatatatatatattagggctgtcaaatgattaatcacgattaatcacatccaaaataaaagttttgtttacataatatatgtgtgtatactgtgtatatttattatgtatatataaatacacacacataaattatatatttagaaaatatttacatgtatatacatttatatatttatattcttatattttatatatatataaatatatttaatatataaacataacatattcttctaaatatatacatgcatgtgtgtgtatttatatatatacataaatatacacagtatacacacatatattatgtaaacaaaacttttatttggatgtgattaatcgtgattaatcatttgacagccctaatataaatatatatatatatatatataatatattatatatatatattaatatatatatctatatataaaaaatataataataaattaataattaaaataaaaaaataaataaaaaatttaacaaaactatGAAAATACCGATGGAGagcaattaaaatataataataaattaataattttattaatcaaggatgtattaaattgatcaaaagtgacaaaaaataatttgtaatgttactttgtaatttgtaatgttgaactttctattcatcacattttccacaaaaaataaataaataaaaaaataaataaaaaaaattaagcagcacaactgttttcaaaatgtttcttgagcaccaaatcagcctattagaatgatttctgaaggactgaaAGTCATGACTGCTGAAATTccactttgccatcacaggaataaatatacattttaaaatacgttCAGTTTgaagtcactttaaaaaaaaacatacaaacaaaaaaaaacaaataaaataaaataatacacaacaatacttttattaaattaatcataacATAATTCCCACctcaatgaaaaaaagaaaaaaaaactgttttgtgaaTTTAGTATTTTGTCCTGTCACTgcattgtttagagcataagaaaaattagaaaaattgggactttaaaaagtcttgttttttttaattaaaaagacatgAATATACATGAAAGGGCGTTTTAATCacaaatcaattttaattttttataccaaactttaTAGAAAAAttattctcaactatgttatgaaagatactttttttaaaatatttttctttatgcaaaatgtgtgtaaaatggccataaattagTTTTTCCATTATATACAATGAATCTAAACtgtataatttgcatattaatgtgtttttggggcaacataatgggagtaataataagaaagattttcataataatgtcTAATGTTTAAtaggaatattaaaatataattttttctctattcatttgttgtgtctattctatcctctacagtggacatgtatgaaatt is from Cyprinus carpio isolate SPL01 chromosome B17, ASM1834038v1, whole genome shotgun sequence and encodes:
- the ecd gene encoding protein ecdysoneless homolog → MDFLKRPPIPEDAVQYQLFLVHPDPSDAEAHERVLQQILQNILAEIAPLLMQYIWQHQPFNLRYHPEKGDVPAHLGGVTQFGDNVEDEWFIVYLLKHITQTFSDVAAVVYDNDGQFLLIEAAEHLPKWLDPDSSENRVFLFRGELHILPNRTRSGEVGWPRNSVPAVGQALEVLHSHSGSCLAKQPIRSALARRLDGYPDKIQQNFHRAHCYVPAGIAVVLSRRPDLIAPAVSAFYLRDPVDLQACRTFRKFPPDTRVLTSLKFTRCLYAQLQQQSFVPDRRSGFTLPARSHPQYRAHELGMKLAHGFEILCSKSGQSSSEKEASVSSNPLWRGFLDSLRKNGYFKSELEGSVRYKDLMTSAESFFRQCVTSTHRPDIQNPGQEVMNVLEDASYSLEELKNQEAHLPPEDSDAWLDISPQELERLLEERGGRGVSDGTRKTPQPDEELQEEEAGYSLIAVTKGMKNFINATSSHEGAEIPRSCLAEPFSFDPDAVTSALDRLLGSNDDELDSDDFEDDDDEKGNDVNDDEEVQNGESQEQTGAEALDNLRKYMDEMDQELQSTNIGKSFTQNNRASNKADASKSSSSATRSELVEDEIQPLDVDLNLVSNLLESLASQAGLAGPASNLLQSLGIHIPPDADQS